A genomic region of Nitrospirota bacterium contains the following coding sequences:
- the treY gene encoding malto-oligosyltrehalose synthase: MEQSSAGGPRFPTATYRVQFNQAFPFKAATRIVPYLHALGITDCYASSYLKAVPGSTHGYDVVDPTTLNPELGTEEDYREFVRSLHLHDMGHLLDLVPNHMGIGQSANRWWLDVLENGPSSRFASVFDIDWHPLKRELDGKVLLPILGDLYGAVLENREITLAFTDGSFVVRYYNHTLPVSPKSWVKILSHRLDQLIAQTGEDAPHVQELESIITALRHLPSRSEIDPPKVRERYREKEIARMRLAALARDSSTVAAFIEENVQRFNGTKGDPRSFDLLDDLLNDQPYRLAFWRVASEEINYRRFFDINELAAIRMEDEAVLQETHRLIFTLLKERIVTGLRIDHVDGLYDPGRYLRQVQAWAARELLHASEQEAAEVRPLFIVVEKILDKDEPLPETWPVYGTTGYDFLNLVNGLFVHGAHERAMDETYARFTHARPSYADLTYETKKLIMRASMASEINVLGHQLNRLSERDRRSRDFTLNSLTHAIREIIACFPVYRTYVTDGPEPVLERDRAYIRQAVARAKRRNPALSGLVFDFVQTLLLKEWDERTLQNRREQLRFVMKFQQTTSPVTAKGIEDTAFYLYNRLVSLNEVGGDPQQFGVPPALFHKRMRERQARWPCSLSATSTHDTKRSEDVRARINVLSELPQEWRARVTRWSRLNRKLKTEVDGQPAPDRNEEYLLYQTLLGAWPPARPDDREYRIFCDRIQGYMHKALREAKVHTSWVNPNQVYEDAVSRFIAALLDRSRPNLFLEDFLPFQERIARYGVCNSLSQVLLKMTAPGIPDFYQGTELWDFSLVDPDNRRPVDYELRSGLLADLQKACDEAGAYRRGLVARLIETYTDGRIKLYVTMSCLRYRREHTDLFLRGDYVPLEARGDRPDHLVAYARIHRDQAVVTAITRLAAGLDRGAAPFPLGRSAWGETWLTVPSWRPGSPYRNLLTGELLETTDAEGTQVLPAAEIFGTCPVALLERIS; the protein is encoded by the coding sequence ATGGAGCAGTCTTCAGCCGGCGGGCCCCGCTTTCCGACCGCGACCTATCGCGTCCAGTTCAACCAGGCCTTCCCCTTCAAAGCGGCGACGCGCATCGTCCCCTATCTCCATGCCCTCGGGATCACGGACTGCTATGCCTCCTCGTACCTGAAGGCGGTGCCGGGCAGCACCCACGGCTACGACGTCGTGGATCCGACGACCCTCAACCCCGAGCTCGGCACGGAAGAAGACTACCGGGAATTCGTCCGGTCGCTCCACCTCCACGACATGGGACACCTGCTCGACCTGGTCCCGAATCACATGGGCATCGGACAGTCGGCCAACCGCTGGTGGCTGGACGTGCTGGAAAACGGGCCGAGTTCCCGCTTTGCCAGCGTCTTCGACATCGACTGGCACCCGCTCAAGCGCGAACTGGACGGCAAGGTTCTGCTGCCGATTCTCGGCGATCTGTACGGCGCGGTGCTGGAAAACAGGGAGATCACGTTGGCCTTCACGGACGGGAGCTTCGTCGTCCGCTATTACAATCACACGTTGCCGGTGTCGCCGAAATCCTGGGTGAAGATCCTTTCCCACCGGCTGGATCAGTTGATCGCGCAGACCGGCGAAGACGCCCCGCACGTGCAGGAACTCGAGAGCATCATCACGGCGCTGCGCCACCTGCCCTCCCGCTCGGAGATCGATCCGCCGAAGGTGCGCGAGCGCTATCGCGAGAAGGAGATCGCGCGGATGCGCCTGGCCGCGCTGGCGCGGGACAGCTCCACCGTCGCGGCGTTCATCGAAGAGAACGTGCAACGCTTCAACGGGACCAAGGGCGATCCGCGCAGCTTCGACCTGCTCGACGACCTGCTGAACGACCAGCCGTACCGGCTGGCGTTCTGGCGCGTCGCCTCCGAGGAAATCAACTACCGGCGCTTTTTCGACATCAACGAGCTGGCGGCGATCCGGATGGAAGACGAAGCGGTGCTCCAGGAGACCCACAGGCTGATCTTCACGCTCTTGAAAGAACGGATCGTGACGGGCCTGCGGATCGATCACGTGGATGGGCTCTATGACCCCGGCCGCTACCTCCGGCAGGTGCAGGCCTGGGCGGCACGCGAATTGCTGCACGCCTCGGAACAGGAGGCCGCCGAGGTCCGGCCGCTCTTCATCGTGGTGGAAAAGATCCTCGACAAGGACGAGCCCTTGCCCGAGACCTGGCCGGTGTACGGCACGACCGGGTACGATTTCCTGAACCTGGTCAACGGCCTGTTCGTGCATGGGGCCCACGAACGGGCGATGGACGAGACCTATGCGCGGTTCACCCACGCCCGCCCGTCCTACGCCGACCTGACCTACGAGACGAAGAAACTGATCATGCGCGCCTCGATGGCGAGCGAGATCAACGTCCTCGGGCACCAGTTGAATCGGCTGTCGGAGCGGGACCGCCGCTCGCGCGATTTCACCCTGAACAGCCTTACGCATGCGATCCGGGAAATCATCGCCTGCTTTCCGGTCTACCGGACCTACGTCACCGACGGCCCGGAGCCGGTCCTGGAGCGGGACCGGGCCTACATCCGGCAGGCGGTCGCCCGGGCCAAACGACGCAACCCCGCCCTCAGCGGGCTGGTGTTCGACTTCGTCCAGACCCTGCTGCTGAAAGAATGGGATGAGCGCACCTTGCAGAACCGGCGGGAGCAACTGCGGTTCGTGATGAAATTCCAGCAGACCACCAGTCCGGTAACGGCCAAGGGAATCGAGGACACGGCGTTCTATCTCTACAACCGGCTGGTGTCGCTGAACGAGGTGGGGGGAGACCCCCAACAGTTCGGCGTCCCGCCGGCCCTGTTTCATAAGCGCATGCGCGAACGCCAGGCCCGCTGGCCTTGCTCGCTGTCGGCCACCTCGACACACGACACGAAACGCAGCGAGGACGTGCGGGCCCGGATCAACGTGCTGTCGGAACTGCCGCAGGAGTGGCGGGCGCGCGTCACCCGCTGGAGCCGGTTGAACCGGAAGCTGAAGACCGAGGTGGACGGCCAGCCGGCGCCGGACCGGAACGAAGAATACCTGCTGTACCAGACGCTGCTGGGCGCCTGGCCCCCGGCGCGACCGGACGACCGCGAGTATCGGATCTTCTGCGACCGCATCCAGGGCTACATGCACAAGGCGCTGAGGGAGGCCAAGGTTCATACGAGCTGGGTCAATCCGAATCAGGTCTACGAAGACGCGGTCTCCCGCTTCATCGCGGCGCTGCTGGACCGCAGCAGGCCGAACCTCTTTCTGGAGGATTTTCTCCCCTTCCAGGAGCGGATCGCGCGCTACGGCGTCTGCAATTCGCTGTCGCAGGTGCTGCTCAAGATGACGGCTCCCGGCATCCCCGACTTTTACCAGGGTACGGAACTGTGGGACTTCAGCCTCGTCGATCCCGATAACCGACGTCCGGTCGACTACGAGCTCCGGTCCGGCCTGCTTGCCGACCTGCAGAAGGCCTGCGATGAAGCGGGAGCGTATCGGCGCGGCCTGGTCGCGCGGTTGATCGAGACCTATACGGACGGGCGGATTAAGCTGTACGTGACTATGAGCTGCCTGCGGTACCGCCGCGAGCATACCGATCTGTTCCTGCGCGGCGACTACGTGCCGTTGGAGGCCCGCGGCGACCGGCCGGATCACCTGGTGGCCTATGCGCGGATTCACCGGGATCAGGCGGTGGTGACGGCGATCACCCGCCTGGCGGCCGGACTGGACCGGGGCGCCGCGCCGTTCCCCCTGGGACGCAGCGCCTGGGGCGAGACGTGGCTCACGGTGCCGTCGTGGCGGCCCGGGTCGCCCTATCGGAACCTCCTCACCGGCGAACTCCTGGAGACGACCGACGCGGAGGGGACTCAAGTGTTGCCGGCGGCCGAGATCTTCGGGACCTGTCCGGTCGCCCTGCTGGAACGGATCTCGTGA
- a CDS encoding glycoside hydrolase family 15 protein yields MSGRDTTCAAIGDHGVIGDLHTVALVGIDGSIDWCCLPTFDSPSLFAAILDERRGGRFIIAPVDRGIRKQMYLPETNVLLTRFLHAEGVGEVTDFMPIEQDEAGARPRRRRIVRIVSVARGTVRFRLECAPAFNYGRDRHVAVAHKRGAVFRADDVAVGLVSPVPFTISEGACAAEFTLSAGQSVTFFLVHLDACADADLLDMPQSGEAALRDTVAFWRGWLAQCRYRGRWREMVQRSALTLKLLTYAPTGAIVAAPTTSLPEDPGGVRNWDYRFTWMRDAAFTLYALLRLGFTQEAGRFMEWLNARCHELEPNGALQPIYGIDGRHDLPEEELPHLAGHRGSRPVRIGNGAAGQLQLDIYGALMDAVYLFNKHGRPISYDLWVNLTKLLEYVCAQWDQPDEGIWEVRGGRRHFVYSKVMCWVALDRGIRIADNRGFPADRAVWAAQRDRIYTDVMRHGWNPEAGAFVQHYDSRELDAGNLLLPLVFFVSPTDPRMLSTLDRTLEDLVSDSLVRRYRIGRAAPDGLAGGEGTFSVCTFWLVEALTRAGRLAEARLIFEKMLSYANHLGLYAEQLSPTGEQLGNVPQAFTHIGLISAAYNLDRYLGREGDS; encoded by the coding sequence ATGAGCGGTCGTGACACGACCTGCGCGGCGATCGGGGACCACGGCGTGATCGGCGATCTGCACACGGTCGCGCTCGTCGGCATCGACGGCTCGATCGACTGGTGCTGTCTGCCGACCTTCGACTCGCCGAGCCTCTTCGCGGCGATCCTGGACGAGCGGCGCGGCGGGCGTTTCATCATCGCGCCCGTGGACCGGGGAATCCGGAAACAGATGTACCTGCCCGAGACCAACGTCCTCCTCACCCGCTTTTTGCATGCCGAGGGCGTCGGAGAGGTCACGGACTTCATGCCGATCGAGCAGGACGAAGCGGGCGCCCGCCCCCGCCGCCGACGGATCGTCCGGATCGTGTCGGTGGCACGAGGCACGGTCCGCTTCCGGCTCGAATGCGCGCCGGCCTTCAACTACGGGCGGGACCGGCACGTCGCGGTCGCGCACAAGCGCGGGGCGGTCTTTCGCGCCGACGACGTGGCCGTCGGGCTGGTCAGCCCGGTTCCGTTCACCATCTCGGAAGGGGCTTGCGCCGCGGAGTTCACCCTGTCCGCCGGCCAGAGCGTGACGTTCTTCCTCGTTCATCTGGACGCCTGCGCCGATGCCGACCTGCTGGACATGCCGCAGTCGGGCGAGGCGGCGTTGCGGGACACCGTGGCGTTCTGGCGCGGATGGCTGGCCCAGTGCCGGTACCGCGGGCGGTGGCGCGAAATGGTGCAGCGCTCGGCGCTGACCCTGAAACTGCTCACCTACGCCCCCACCGGCGCCATTGTGGCCGCGCCCACGACCAGCCTGCCGGAAGACCCGGGCGGCGTGCGGAACTGGGACTACCGCTTCACCTGGATGCGCGACGCCGCCTTCACCCTCTACGCGCTCTTGCGCCTCGGGTTCACGCAGGAAGCCGGCCGCTTCATGGAATGGCTGAACGCCCGCTGCCACGAACTCGAGCCGAACGGCGCGCTCCAGCCGATCTACGGGATCGACGGACGGCACGATCTGCCCGAGGAAGAGCTGCCGCATCTGGCCGGGCACCGGGGATCGCGTCCCGTCCGCATCGGCAACGGGGCCGCGGGACAACTGCAATTGGATATCTACGGCGCGCTGATGGACGCCGTGTACCTGTTCAACAAGCACGGCCGTCCTATCAGCTATGATCTGTGGGTCAACCTGACCAAACTGCTGGAGTATGTCTGCGCCCAGTGGGACCAGCCGGATGAAGGCATCTGGGAGGTGCGCGGCGGCCGGCGGCACTTCGTGTATTCCAAGGTCATGTGCTGGGTCGCGCTGGACCGGGGGATCCGGATCGCCGACAACCGCGGGTTCCCGGCGGACCGCGCCGTCTGGGCGGCCCAACGGGACCGGATTTACACCGACGTCATGCGCCATGGATGGAATCCGGAGGCCGGCGCCTTCGTTCAGCACTACGACAGCCGGGAGCTGGACGCGGGCAACCTGCTGTTGCCGCTGGTGTTCTTCGTCTCGCCGACCGACCCGCGCATGCTCTCCACGCTGGACCGGACCCTGGAAGACCTCGTGTCCGACAGCCTCGTGCGCCGCTACCGCATCGGGCGGGCCGCGCCGGACGGCTTGGCCGGCGGCGAAGGCACGTTCAGCGTCTGCACCTTCTGGCTGGTGGAAGCGCTCACCAGGGCCGGGCGGCTGGCGGAAGCGCGGCTGATCTTCGAAAAGATGTTGAGCTACGCCAATCACCTGGGGCTGTACGCGGAGCAACTGTCGCCGACCGGAGAGCAATTGGGCAACGTTCCCCAGGCCTTTACGCACATCGGGCTGATCAGCGCCGCGTACAACCTGGACCGCTACCTGGGACGGGAAGGAGATTCATGA
- a CDS encoding DUF5752 family protein, whose translation MTEQEHGEQHPRTADAPFKFIGCSELQELLGKKADDEKELAELLEEVPVDSVYFHTHSYFLRHSAIAGAYANDFAHWVVTQVRDRVLGERLAVLDPFDFPSLEELREEIISIIDDHLSRTSVVPRVIFGEPFHFNQSRIIEVPTGLQARTLSEFRNALAEVDASAIYYHMFEARIRLHREESDFSIWVRQVLGFPDLAAKLRAINPYLGSLERLRSGLLVACDEFLAKAGEA comes from the coding sequence ATGACGGAGCAGGAGCACGGGGAGCAACATCCGAGGACGGCGGACGCGCCGTTCAAATTCATCGGATGCAGCGAGTTGCAGGAATTGCTGGGCAAGAAGGCCGACGATGAAAAAGAATTAGCCGAACTGCTCGAAGAAGTGCCGGTCGATTCGGTCTACTTCCACACGCACAGTTATTTCCTGCGGCACAGCGCCATCGCCGGCGCCTATGCAAACGACTTCGCGCACTGGGTGGTCACGCAGGTCCGCGACCGGGTCCTCGGGGAACGGCTGGCGGTCCTGGACCCCTTCGACTTTCCGAGCCTGGAGGAGCTCCGGGAGGAAATCATCTCGATCATCGACGATCATCTGTCGCGGACCTCCGTCGTGCCTCGGGTCATCTTCGGTGAGCCGTTTCATTTCAACCAGTCCCGCATCATCGAGGTGCCCACCGGCCTGCAGGCCCGCACCTTGTCGGAGTTCCGGAACGCGTTGGCAGAGGTGGACGCCAGCGCGATTTACTACCACATGTTCGAAGCGCGGATCCGGCTCCATCGGGAGGAGAGCGATTTCTCCATCTGGGTCAGACAGGTGCTCGGGTTTCCCGACCTGGCGGCCAAGCTCCGCGCCATCAATCCGTACCTCGGGAGCCTCGAACGCCTTCGCTCCGGACTGCTGGTCGCCTGCGACGAGTTCCTGGCCAAGGCGGGCGAGGCATGA
- the treS gene encoding maltose alpha-D-glucosyltransferase: MSADEHWYKDAVFYELHVKAFYDANDDGIGDFRGLREKLDYLQWLGVDCLWLLPFFPSPLRDDGYDVSDYRGVYPDYGSIEDVQAFLDDAHRRGIRVIADLVLNHTSDQHPWFQEARRSPHSPRRHYYVWSDTDQKYGKARIIFIDTEKSNWTWDPEAQAYYWHRFFSHQPDLNYENPEVRQAMLDVMTYWLDLGLDGFRCDAVPYLFEQEGTICENLPETHAYLKEIRRRLDERYPGRILLAEANQWPADVRPYFGDGDEFHMAFHFPLMPRLFMGVRSEDRQPIIDMFTHTPPIPPNCQWCLFLRNHDELTLEMCTGEERDYMYYAYARDPQARRNIGIARRLAPLLENDRRKIELLNSLVFTLPGSPIVYYGDEIGMGDNIHLGDRNGVRTPMQWTGDRNAGFSKADPAKLYLPVIADPVYGYQAINVESQIQTPHSLLNWMRQLIRIRKARPVFGRGSIEFLPHANEKVLVHVRAYQGDTVLLIHNLAGSAQPVELDLGRFRGSTPFELFGESRFPPIGDRPYVLSVGPYGYYWFLLRSKDGEDSLYGIERTAI, from the coding sequence CTGAGCGCCGACGAGCACTGGTACAAGGACGCGGTCTTCTACGAGCTGCACGTCAAGGCTTTCTACGACGCCAACGACGACGGCATTGGCGATTTCCGCGGCCTCCGGGAGAAGCTCGACTATTTGCAGTGGCTGGGCGTCGATTGCCTCTGGCTGCTGCCCTTCTTCCCGTCGCCGTTGCGGGACGACGGCTACGACGTGTCGGATTACCGCGGCGTCTATCCGGACTACGGCTCGATCGAGGACGTGCAGGCGTTCCTCGACGACGCCCATCGGCGCGGCATCCGCGTGATCGCGGACCTGGTGCTGAACCATACCTCCGATCAGCATCCCTGGTTTCAGGAGGCGCGGCGCTCGCCCCACTCACCCCGGCGCCACTATTACGTCTGGAGCGACACCGATCAGAAATACGGCAAGGCCCGGATCATCTTCATCGACACGGAAAAGTCCAACTGGACCTGGGACCCGGAGGCGCAGGCCTATTACTGGCACCGCTTCTTCAGCCACCAACCGGACCTCAATTACGAGAACCCCGAGGTTCGCCAGGCCATGCTGGACGTCATGACCTATTGGCTGGACCTGGGGCTGGACGGGTTCCGGTGCGACGCCGTGCCCTATCTGTTCGAGCAGGAGGGCACGATCTGCGAGAACCTGCCCGAGACGCACGCCTATCTGAAGGAGATCCGCAGGCGCCTCGACGAGCGCTATCCGGGGCGCATCCTCCTCGCCGAGGCCAACCAGTGGCCGGCCGACGTGCGGCCCTACTTCGGCGACGGCGACGAGTTCCACATGGCCTTCCACTTCCCGCTCATGCCGCGGTTGTTCATGGGCGTGCGGAGCGAGGACCGCCAGCCGATCATCGACATGTTCACGCACACGCCGCCCATTCCGCCGAACTGCCAGTGGTGCCTCTTCCTGCGGAACCACGACGAGTTGACGCTGGAGATGTGCACCGGCGAGGAGCGGGACTACATGTACTACGCCTACGCGCGGGACCCGCAGGCGCGGCGCAACATCGGGATCGCGCGCCGGCTCGCGCCGCTGCTGGAGAATGATCGTCGCAAGATCGAGTTGCTGAACAGCCTGGTGTTCACCCTTCCCGGAAGCCCGATCGTCTACTACGGCGACGAAATCGGAATGGGCGACAACATCCACCTCGGCGACCGGAACGGGGTGCGCACGCCGATGCAGTGGACCGGGGACCGGAACGCCGGCTTTTCCAAAGCCGACCCGGCGAAACTGTATCTCCCGGTGATCGCGGACCCCGTGTATGGGTACCAGGCGATCAACGTGGAGTCGCAGATCCAGACTCCGCATTCCCTGCTGAACTGGATGCGGCAATTGATCCGCATCCGAAAAGCCCGTCCCGTGTTCGGCCGCGGGTCGATCGAATTCCTCCCGCACGCCAACGAGAAGGTGCTGGTCCACGTGAGGGCGTATCAGGGGGACACGGTCCTCCTGATCCACAACCTCGCCGGCTCGGCCCAGCCGGTCGAGCTGGACTTGGGTCGGTTCCGCGGCTCGACGCCGTTCGAGCTGTTCGGCGAGTCCCGGTTCCCCCCGATCGGCGACCGTCCGTACGTGCTCAGCGTGGGCCCCTACGGTTACTACTGGTTCCTGCTTCGCTCGAAGGACGGCGAGGACAGTCTCTATGGCATTGAACGCACCGCGATCTAA
- a CDS encoding glycosyltransferase — protein MASLDEYREIAPKGTVDFLYRLSELVKGRSFVNVNTVRYGGGVAEILRRLVPMMKTLGLEARWEVIAGVQEFFDVTKRFANALQGEDQTITEEMYQTYLQVNQRNAQALNLEADLVMIHDPQPAALVEHRKKGTWIWRCHLDIAQPQRRVWSFLRRYVVKYDAAIFSLPHFTQRLPIPQFLIYPSIDPLSHKNRELAKSEVHAILDRLQIPRDKPILLQISRFERFKDPVGVIQAYRLVKKHHNCRLVLAGGGVTHDPEGEAVLAEVREAAGRDPDIHVLQLPPEADLEINALQRAATIVIQKSLKEGFGLTVSEAMWKGKPVIGGTAGGIAAQIIEDVTGYTVHSPEGAAFRIRHLLNNPGLIGRMGGAAREHVRRNFLITRHLGDYLTLLKIFTGP, from the coding sequence ATGGCCAGCTTGGACGAGTATCGAGAGATCGCGCCGAAGGGGACCGTCGATTTCCTCTACCGGCTCAGCGAGCTGGTGAAGGGCCGAAGCTTCGTCAACGTCAACACGGTCCGGTACGGAGGCGGCGTGGCGGAAATCCTGCGCCGCCTTGTGCCGATGATGAAGACCCTCGGCCTTGAGGCGCGCTGGGAAGTCATCGCCGGCGTCCAGGAATTCTTCGACGTGACCAAGCGCTTCGCCAACGCGCTGCAGGGCGAGGACCAGACGATCACGGAGGAGATGTATCAGACCTACCTGCAGGTCAACCAGCGGAACGCGCAGGCCCTCAACCTGGAGGCGGATCTCGTCATGATCCACGATCCGCAACCCGCGGCGCTGGTCGAGCATCGGAAGAAAGGCACGTGGATCTGGCGCTGCCACCTCGACATCGCGCAGCCGCAGCGGCGGGTGTGGAGCTTCCTGCGCCGGTACGTGGTGAAGTACGACGCCGCGATCTTCTCGCTCCCCCATTTCACCCAGCGGCTGCCGATCCCCCAGTTTCTGATTTATCCCTCCATCGACCCCCTGAGCCACAAGAACCGCGAACTGGCCAAGAGCGAAGTGCACGCGATCCTGGACCGGCTGCAGATCCCGCGGGACAAGCCGATCCTCCTGCAGATCTCCCGATTCGAGCGGTTCAAGGACCCGGTCGGCGTGATCCAGGCCTACCGGCTGGTCAAGAAGCATCACAACTGCCGGCTGGTCCTGGCCGGCGGCGGCGTGACGCACGATCCTGAAGGAGAAGCCGTGCTCGCCGAAGTCCGGGAAGCCGCCGGACGGGACCCCGATATCCACGTGCTGCAACTGCCGCCGGAAGCCGACCTGGAGATCAACGCCCTGCAACGGGCGGCGACGATCGTGATTCAGAAGTCCCTCAAGGAGGGATTCGGGCTGACGGTGTCGGAAGCCATGTGGAAAGGCAAGCCGGTGATCGGCGGAACGGCCGGAGGCATCGCGGCCCAGATCATCGAGGATGTGACCGGGTATACCGTGCATTCGCCGGAGGGCGCCGCCTTCCGCATCCGTCATCTCCTGAACAATCCCGGGCTGATCGGCCGGATGGGCGGCGCCGCGCGGGAACATGTGCGCCGCAATTTCCTGATCACCCGGCACCTGGGCGACTACTTGACCTTGCTGAAGATCTTTACCGGACCATGA